A genomic stretch from Strongyloides ratti genome assembly S_ratti_ED321, chromosome : 1 includes:
- a CDS encoding Ras-related protein Rab6 codes for MPDFEGIGLYGIMSSDFGNPLKKFKLVFLGEQSVGKTSLITRFMYDSFDNTYQATIGIDFLSKTMYLEDRTVRLQLWDTAGQERFRSLIPSYIRDSTVAVVVYDITNANSFHQTSKWIDDVRTERGSDVIIMLVGNKTDLVDKRQVSTEEGERKASELNVMFIETSAKAGYNVKQLFRRIANALPGIDNDKSSEPKQTVDIGPIKPRQIVTDEGSCWC; via the exons gtATCATGTCAAGTGATTTTGGAAATCCACTCAAAAAATTCAAGCTTGTTTTTCTTGGAGAACAAAGTG tTGGCAAAACATCACTTATTACAAGATTTATGTACGATTCTTTTGATAATACATATCAAGCAACAATTGGTATCGACTTTTTAAGTAAAACAATGTATTTAGAGGATAGAACT gTTCGCTTACAATTATGGGATACCGCTGGGCAAGAAAGATTTAGATCTTTAATACCATCTTATATTCGTGATTCTACGGTGGCTGTGGTTGTGTACGATATTACAAATGCTAATTCATTCCATCAAACATCAAAATGGATTGATGATGTACGGACAGAAAGAGGATCTGATGTTATAATTATGTTAGTTGGTAACAAAACGGATCTTGTTGATAAAAGACAAGTTTCAACTGAAGAAGGTGAACGTAAAGCTAGTGAGCTTAACGTTATGTTTATTGAAACTTCGGCAAAAGCTGGTTATAATGTTAAACAATTGTTTCGTCGTATTGCTAATGCTCTACCTGGaattgataatgataaaagttCTGAACCAAAACAGACTGTTGATATTGGACCTATTAAACCCAGACAAATTGTTACAGATGAAGGATCATGTTGGTgctaa
- a CDS encoding Reverse transcriptase domain and Integrase, catalytic core domain and Zinc finger, CCHC-type domain and Ribonuclease H-like domain and Aspartic peptidase domain-containing protein yields MSKEFLLIELEAILEVCESGELVSKKQLQQLINSVTGIEKLTSKGKKKLVEQLVQESLMNIGSSVSQGKNSRGFSNLDIGSEEVLLEESNLGDLSSVTFRELRSNRNKESEDSSGSFGSTELDRRMYSSRGKMSLLKELNKYDCMEGTPISVHLQMLEEVFILEDIEDDRKKCSFLMLTVDLILRNYLDGLKNDIKCDWEELSNHLKERYPGDISVFSAKSRLKTVRIDMSANGFRKSALEMVKLYRIAYPKREDDEIMDKLQELCASSITIWNLLQNSQGKDLMQTITHIESILVSENKRMNLVKGRNGGNNGSGGSKVVCYLCKEMGHKAFNCKKGAKPESVINCFKCGQKGHYANKCTSMESKGSTGNTINAVSTDGANLDVKNKKCLGKRKENKYSDCELIKCDVMYDMKHKLKVMVDTGSVINMISPRAVERCGLVLQSTSFNICGIGGQKCLKAVTTIELMDETLEVYVGDIPVMDVDVLIGVDAVLNIGFDKLYNLSSRVKKVEESAMILNISEVVENSRVLEVDKNISSKNQEYSNDEILSMLMDKNPDVMEAISFGKNDIGKFKENVEEFEIDWKKASTEFIPYKFPEKLRDEAEKLIQELLETKTIIQGPAKLLHNVICVRKRNGELRACVDMRYSNKYMDKCQFPIPHLEQFLYKTRGFKYYSVLDLPSAYHQFYLAENQRNLLGIFFRGKTYAYQTLPQGCKNSPMFMQMKLSSLLDEDIIAWYYDDGIICSNNFEEHLEKLSIVLKKMVSVGLKISHSKSIFCAKSVDFLGNHLAEGLVITDGAKRTINSIKEPKTVSDVRALLGNLGFYSKYVPNYAKILYPVTQLLKKDVSFNWNTDCVEALKKIKKLVCSDVVLSRIQLNLPLIIQSDACERGYGVAVFQESSEGIRKPVLFWSMKRPHAIKYRNSVYLEGHSIICFIRKHYHLLLGMEILIETDNKPLSQAMTNQSLHPQLSAWAQELSFFQIVWKYIPKRENDIADILSRVEKSNEPTLEPNEVESLSLIQGGVSMLERVDDEVGLEVDGKNASELHGYESLNVILERNMKDELNVMNSSNDVFKEGKNSKFLLNENEEMKLLGNRNGFVGSITAIELKEQQRKWVDKHKPNNLVKRKNSDYWGIIDKEGKWIPLLTEELIDREARLLHSFGHFNWKKIAEIIKHRAYHPNLFKVVEMAVKNCEVCQKCNVKCKKIIKTNWCSYMLPRENYSADIMGPREGKYIIHIIDAATSFWMCAIISNCDGERIMMEVLKLCWRYGFPSTWRTDNAPYWNLTSKKLKECNCEVQTSNAYHHEGNTLAENAIGNLQHIMRKLLTEQIKNVQSIPLPLEEIVEWSVIFHNGVGIEGESPSELFLGHKLRIPSIFEEHSLNEVGTDMSRDVELLRLECLSKRSSKNMLNKIDRESKLSSKNGNMERVTQLSENYKNMNNNGSYLDELSGEKEIVRETVERGTSPMLENNKDSNEFFKVGDQVLASANWKKLQAKWEGPYLIQEINGSTAILTRPLIRGKRGRPPKTVVSRNLVQLKKFQEGDMF; encoded by the coding sequence ATGAGTAAAGAATTTCTGTTGATAGAGCTAGAAGCAATTTTGGAGGTTTGTGAGTCCGGCGAGTTAGTTAGTAAGAAACAATTACAACAGTTGATTAATTCAGTTACTGGTATTGAGAAACTAACGTCGAAGGGAAAGAAGAAACTTGTGGAACAATTGGTTCAAGAAAGTTTGATGAATATTGGTAGTTCAGTGTCTCAAGGGAAGAACAGCCGTGGTTTTAGTAATTTGGATATTGGTTCAGAAGAGGTACTTCTGGAAGAGTCAAATCTTGGGGATTTGTCTAGTGTTACGTTTAGAGAATTGAGATCTAATAGAAATAAGGAATCAGAAGATTCTAGTGGTAGTTTTGGTAGTACTGAGTTGGATAGACGCATGTACAGTAGTAGAGGTAAAATGAGTTTACTTAAGGAGCTTAATAAGTATGATTGCATGGAAGGGACTCCTATATCAGTCCATTTACAGATGCTTGAAGAAGTTTTTATTTTGGAGGATATAGAAGATGATAGAAAGAAGTGTTCTTTCTTGATGTTGACAGTTGACTTGATCTTGAGAAATTATTTGGATGGTTTAAAGAATGATATCAAGTGCGATTGGGAAGAGTTGTCGAATCACTTAAAGGAGAGGTATCCTGGTGATATAAGCGTATTTTCAGCGAAGAGTCGATTGAAAACTGTGAGAATTGATATGTCTGCTAATGGATTTAGAAAATCGGCATTGGAGATGGTTAAATTATATCGTATTGCATATCCTAAGAGAGAAGATGATGAAATTATGGACAAGTTACAAGAATTGTGTGCTTCTTCAATTACAATTTGGAATTTGTTACAGAATTCTCAAGGGAAGGATTTAATGCAAACAATTACTCATATAGAATCCATTCTTGTGAGTGAGAATAAACGTATGAATTTGGTAAAAGGAAGGAATGGTGGAAATAATGGATCAGGTGGATCAAAAGTGGTTTGTTATTTGTGTAAAGAAATGGGACACAAAGCTTTCAATTGTAAGAAAGGTGCAAAGCCTGAGTCGgtaattaattgttttaagtGTGGCCAGAAAGGACATTATGCAAATAAATGTACTTCAATGGAATCAAAGGGTTCAACTGGTAATACTATTAATGCTGTTAGTACAGATGGTGCAAATTTGGATGTTAAGAATAAGAAATGTTTGGGTAAGAGAAAAGAAAATAAGTATTCTGATTGTGAGCTAATTAAGTGTGATGTTATGTATGATATGAAGCATAAGTTGAAAGTTATGGTTGATACTGGAAGTGTTATTAATATGATTAGTCCGAGAGCTGTAGAAAGATGTGGTTTAGTACTTCAATCTACAAGTTTCAATATATGTGGAATTGGAGGTCAAAAGTGTTTGAAGGCAGTTACAACTATTGAATTGATGGATGAAACTTTAGAAGTTTATGTTGGGGACATTCCAGTAATGGATGTAGATGTTTTAATAGGAGTAGATGCCGTTTTAAATATAGGGTTTGATAAACTGTATAATTTATCAAGTAGAGTAAAGAAAGTGGAAGAATCGGCGATGATTCTTAATATTAGTGAAGTTGTGGAGAATAGTAGAGTTTTGGAGGTTGATAAGAACATAAGTTCTAAGAATCAGGAGTATTCAAATgatgaaatattatcaatgTTGATGGATAAAAATCCAGATGTTATGGAAGCAATATCTTTTGGTAAAAATGATATTGGAAAgtttaaagaaaatgttgAAGAATTTGAGATTGATTGGAAGAAGGCAAGTACAGAATTTATACCATATAAATTCCCAGAAAAACTTAGAGATGAAGCTGAAAAATTGATACAGGAATTATTGGAAACGAAGACGATAATTCAAGGTCCAGCAAAGTTGTTACATAATGTCATATGTGTTCGAAAAAGGAATGGAGAATTGAGAGCTTGTGTTGATATGAGATATAGCAATAAGTACATGGATAAATGCCAATTTCCTATACCTCATTTGGagcaatttttatataaaacaagAGGATTTAAGTATTATTCAGTTTTAGATTTACCTTCAGCATATCATCAGTTTTACTTGGCCGAGAATCAAAGAAATTTATTGGGGATATTTTTCAGAGGAAAAACGTATGCTTATCAAACACTTCCTCAGGGGTGTAAAAATAGTCCTATGTTTATGCAAATGAAGTTAAGTTCTTTGTTGGATGAGGATATTATTGCGTGGTATTATGATGATGGTATCATATgttcaaataattttgaagaaCATTTGGAGAAGTTAAGTATAGTGTTAAAGAAAATGGTTAGTGTTGGTCTAAAGATTTCTCATTCGAAATCTATTTTTTGTGCTAAGTCAGTTGATTTTTTGGGAAATCATTTAGCAGAAGGTTTGGTTATTACAGATGGGGCAAAAAGAACTATTAATTCAATTAAAGAACCAAAGACAGTTAGTGATGTTAGAGCTTTATTAGGTAACTTAGGATTTTATTCTAAATATGTTCCAAATTATgcgaaaattttatatccaGTTACACAGTTGCTTAAGAAAGATGTTAGTTTTAATTGGAACACAGATTGTGTTGAAgctttaaagaaaattaagaAGTTAGTATGTAGTGATGTGGTTTTATCAAGAATACAATTGAATTTACCTCTAATTATACAATCAGATGCTTGTGAGAGAGGTTATGGAGTTGCAGTTTTTCAGGAAAGTTCAGAAGGAATAAGAAAACCAGTTTTGTTTTGGAGTATGAAACGTCCACATGCAATTAAGTATAGAAATAGTGTTTATTTAGAAGGTCATTCaataatatgttttattCGAAAACATTATCATTTGTTGTTGGGTATGGAGATTTTGATTGAAACGGATAATAAACCATTATCCCAGGCAATGACAAACCAATCTCTTCATCCACAGTTAAGTGCATGGGCACAGGAACTTTCGTTTTTTCAAATTGTATGGAAGTATATTCCTAAAAGGGAGAATGATATAGCAGATATATTAAGCCGCGTTGAGAAAAGTAATGAACCTACCTTAGAACCGAATGAAGTTGAATCATTGTCATTGATTCAAGGGGGGGTGAGTATGTTAGAAAGAGTTGATGATGAAGTTGGTTTAGAAGTAGATGGAAAGAATGCTAGTGAACTTCATGGTTATGAAAGTTTGAATGTTATTTTGGAGAGAAATATGAAAGATGAACTAAATGTTATGAATAGTTCAAATGATGTGTTTAAAGAAGGAAAGAATTCAAAGTTTTTGTTGAATGAAAATGAAGAGATGAAATTATTGGGTAATAGAAATGGGTTTGTTGGGTCAATAACAGCAATTGAGTTAAAAGAACAACAACGTAAATGGGTTGACAAACATAAACCTAATAATTTGGTAAAGAGAAAGAATAGTGATTATTGGGGAATCATTGATAAAGAAGGAAAATGGATTCCATTGTTAACTGAAGAGTTAATAGATAGAGAGGCAAGACTTCTACATAGTTTTGGTCATTTTAATTGGAAGAAGATAgcagaaataataaaacatcgTGCCTATCATCCGAATCTGTTTAAAGTAGTGGAAATGGCTGTGAAAAATTGTGAAGTTTGTCAGAAGTGTAATGTTAAGTGTAAGAAGATAATTAAAACTAATTGGTGTAGCTATATGTTACCAAGAGAGAATTATTCGGCAGATATTATGGGTCCGCGTGAAGGAAAGTATATAATTCATATTATTGATGCAGCTACGTCATTTTGGATGTGTGCAATTATATCAAATTGTGATGGTGAAAGAATTATGATGGAAGTATTGAAACTATGTTGGAGATATGGGTTTCCAAGTACATGGAGAACCGATAATGCACCATATTGGAATTTAACTTCGAAGAAGTTAAAGGAATGCAATTGTGAAGTTCAGACAAGTAATGCGTATCATCATGAGGGGAATACGTTGGCAGAGAATGCAATTGGGAATTTGCAACATATTATGAGGAAGTTATTAACTGAACAAATCAAAAATGTTCAATCAATTCCGTTACCGTTGGAAGAAATTGTAGAATGGTCTGTTATATTCCATAATGGAGTTGGAATTGAAGGAGAAAGTCCAAGTGAATTGTTTTTGGGACATAAGTTAAGAATACCTTCAATCTTTGAGGAGCACTCATTGAATGAAGTGGGAACAGATATGTCTAGAGATGTAGAACTTCTTAGATTGGAATGTTTAAGTAAGAGAAGTTCTAAGAATATGTTAAATAAGATAGACCGGGAAAGTAAATTGTCTTCAAAGAATGGTAATATGGAGAGAGTTACACAATTGAgtgaaaattataaaaatatgaataataatgGTAGTTATTTGGATGAATTGAGTGGTGAGAAAGAAATTGTTAGAGAGACAGTTGAACGTGGGACATCGCCAATGTTGGAGAATAATAAAGATTCAAATGAATTCTTTAAAGTAGGAGATCAAGTCTTGGCTTCAGCTAATTGGAAGAAGCTTCAAGCTAAATGGGAAGGTCCTTATTTGATTCAGGAGATTAATGGATCAACAGCTATACTAACTCGACCATTAATTAGGGGTAAACGTGGCAGACCACCTAAAACAGTTGTTTCAAGAAATTTGGTTCAATTAAAGAAGTTTCAAGAGGGAGACATGTTTTGA